The DNA region CGTCACTACGGATCCTGGTCTGCCAGGGGAACGTCACTACGGATCCTGGTCTGCCAGGGGAACGTCCCTACGGATCCTGGTCTGCCAGGGGAAGGTCCCTGCGGATCCTGGTCTGCCAGGGGAACGTCCCTGCGGATCCTGGTCTGCCAGGGGAACGTCCCTGCGGATCCCTacgtccctgaccgagtctgtaagacctacatatttcaagcagaacaccatagtGCCTGCGCACAAGAATGtcaaggtaatctgcctaaatgaggcatcactacagaccctggttcgatcccaggctgtatcacaaccggctgcgatcgggaatcccatagggcagcgcacaattggcccagcgtcgtccgggttaggggatggtttggccagggtagacagtcactgtaaataagaatttgttcttaactgacttgccaggttaaataaatgttaaatatatatacagtggggaaaaaaagtatttagtcagccaccaattgtgcaagttctcccacttaaaaagatgagaggcctgttattgtcatcataggtacacttcaacaatgacagacaaaatgagaaaaaaaatccagaaaatcacattgtaggatttttaatgaatttatttgcaaattatggtggaaaataagtatttgttcacctacaaacaagcaagatttctggctctcacagacctgtaacttctttaagaggctcctctgtcctccactcgttacctgtattaatggcacctgtttgaacttgttatcagtataaaagacacctgtccacaacctcaaacagtcacactccaaactccactatggccaagatcaaagagctgtcaaaggacaccagaaacaaaattgtagacctgcaccaggctgggaagactgaatctgcaataggtaagtagcttggtttgaagaaatcaactgtgggagcaattattaggaaatggaagacatacaagaccactgataatctccctcgatctggggctccacgcaagatctcaccccgtggggtcaaaatgatcacaagaacggtgagcaaaaatcccagaaccacccagtgaatgacctgcagagagctgggaccaaagtaacaaagcctaccatcagtaacacactacgccgccagggactcaaattctgcagtgccagacgtgtccccctgcttaagccagtacatgtccaggcccatctgaagtttgctagagagcatttggatgatccagaagaagattgggagaatgtcatacggtcagatcaaaccaaaatataactttttggtaaaaactcaactcatcgtgtttggaggacaaaaaatgctgagttgcatccaaagaacaccatacctactgtgaagcatgggggtggaaacatcatgctttggggctgtttttctgcaacggGAGCAGGACGACAGATCCGTGTAaatgaaagaatgaatggggccaggTATCGtgtgattttgagtgaaaacctccttccaccagcaagggcattgaagatgaaacgtggctgggtctttcagcatgacaatgatcccaaacacaccgcccgggcaacgaaggagtggcttcgtaagacgcatttcaaggtcctggagtggcccagccagtctccagatctcaaccccatagaaaatctttggagggagttgaaagtccttgttgcccagcaacagccccaaaacatcactgctctagaggagatctccatggaggaatgggccaaaaaaccagcaacagtgtgtgaaaacctggtgaagacttacagaaaacgtttgacctctgtcattgccaacaaagggtatatgacaaagtattgagaaacttttgttattgaccaaatactttttttccaccataatttgcaaatacatttataaaaaaatcatagaaaaaaagtcatagttgaagtgtacctatgatgacaattacaggtctctctcatctttttaagtgggagaacttgcacaattggtggatgactaaatacttttttgccccaatgtattattttaatgactaccaccctgtagcactcacatctgtaaccatgaagtgctttgaaaggctggccatgactcacatcaacaccatcatcccagggtcctcagatcctcaaaaagttctacagctgcaccatcgagagcatcttgactggttgcatcactgcctggtatggcaactgctcggcctccaaccgctacagagggtagtgcgtacgtgCCAATACATCACCGGGGCTAACCtgccttccatccaggacctctacaccaggcggagtcagaggaaggccttaaaaatagccaaagactccagccaccctagtcaaagaCTTCTGTCTGCACTAAGCAAAGAGTCATTGGGAATGTAAGCTGCGGTGCTTAGtgcaccaggcggtgtcagaggaagcccctAAGCCATATGACTGCTGATggatacccagactattttcactGACCCCTTGTTTTTACAGAAAAAACTTGTCCACACACAACCAAACTAAAGCCCTACAAGGACTGTGGTAGACTGTTGTTGGCTGAATGATGAGACAGCTTCCAGGGAATCCAGCGAGACCAGCCCTGGGTGAGGACTACATGCTGCCATAAACATAGACCTCCACAACAACAACCTCCTCTCCACAGACCCCGGACATTATTATTCCGCTTTGAGAGACATGGGGCATTATTCTGCTGTGAGACACGGGGCATTATTCCACTTTGAGAGACACGGGGCATTATTCTGCTGTGAGAGACCGGGCATTATTCCGCTTTGAGAGACACGGGGCATTATTCTGCTTTGAGAGACACGGGGCATTATTCCGCTTTGAGAGACACGGGTCATTATTCCGCTGTGAGAGACACCGGGCATTATTCTGCTTTGAGAGACACGGGGCATTATTCTGCTGTGAGAGACACCGGGAATTATTCCGCTTTGAGAGACACGGGGCATTATTCTGCTGTGAGAGGCATAGGGCATTATTCTGCTTTGAGAGACACGGGGCATTATTCTGCTGTGAGAGACACAGGGCATTATTCCACTTTGAGAGACACGGGACATTATTCCGCTTTGAGAGACACAGGGCATTATTCTGCTTTGAGAGACACAGGGCATTATTCCGCTTTGAGAGACACGGGGCATTATTCTGCTTTGAGAGACACGGGGCATTATTCTGCTTTGAGAGACCGGACATTATTCTGCTTTGTCTCGGCTGTAGACCATGATCGCGTGTACAGGTCCCCGACTGAAAGCAGACAGGAACATGTTATGTTTATCAACTTCCCAGTGAGCCAAAAACATGTTGAAAATAAGGTATTTTCACTGGGTTATATGGAATGAAAAATGTCCTGACATCTGCAGTATATAAAAGGACACTGAAGGGATGTCTCCAACAGACAGCAGTACAGGATACTTACTTGTCACTATCTGCTTTATAGATGCGTGCGATCTCTGGTACTAGAGGGTCGTCTGGGTTGGGATCACATAACAGGGAGCAAATGGAGAGCAGAACTGCAGAGGAAGACAGTTACAAGAGTTAGAAACCCCGTTTCTCTGCAGTGTAACTAGGAACAGGAGCATGGTTTGGATCCCCACTACAGACGACTCTCACGTAGACATCTAGGCCATGTGATGTAGTGACGTCTGATTCCTGAtgatacatacacacagaggCACGTAAAAAATTGTAGAAAACATCTCCACAATCTCCATTTAAATAACTTTATAGTCCGAGaccaggcttaatctgtgtccggtaAACTGCCCCATAATGCACCTTCAGTGGATCTGTCCATCACAGAGTAACTCACCTTTAGAAATAGTTAAAGCTGGCGACCACTGTGATCTGAGAATATCCAAACAGATACTGCCATTACTGTTAATATTGGGGTGGTAAATTCTTGTGGTAAACGCtaactgggggagagagagagagagagagagagaggaaaatgttAATTCAACAAAATGCTAATATATTTAGTAAATCACCCCTTCCTACCACACATTGACTAGTAAATCACCCTCCTACCACACATTAACTAGTAAATCACCCTCCTACCACACATTAACTAGTAAATCACCCTCCTACCACACATTAACTAGTAAATCACCCTCCTACCACACATTAACTAGTAAACCACCCTCCTACCAAACATTAACTAGTAAATCACCCCTCCTACCACACATTAACTAGTAAATCACCCCTCCTACCACACATTAACTAGTAAATCACCCCTCCTACCACACATTAACTAGTAAATCACCCTCCTACCAAACATTAACTAGTAAATCACCCCTCCTACCACACATTAACTAGTAAATCACCCCTCCTACCACACATTAACTAGTAAATCACCCCTCCTACCACACATTAACTAGTAAATCACCCCTCCTACCACACATTAACTAGTAAATCACCCCTCCTACCACACATTAACTAGTAAATCACCCCTCCTACCACACATTAACTAGTAAATCACCCCTCCTACCACACATTAACTAGTAAATCACCCCTCCTACCACACATTAACTAGTAAATCACCCCTCCTACCACACATTAACTAGTAAATCACCCCCTCCTACCACACATTAACTAGTAAATCACCCCTCCTACCACACATTAACTAGTAAATCACCCCTCCTACCACATAACATTAACTAGTAAATCACCCCTCCAACCACACATTAACTAGTAAAATGTCCCTAAGTGTAACCACTGACAGGGACTTAGGAACGAGCCCCTTTCCAAACCCTTGTGAAGTGACATGGACCCTTACCTTAGGAGGTTTGAAAGGATAGTCTGTCGGGAAATGAATGGTCAGGAAGAAAACGCCCCCCTGATATGGACTGTCATtctgaaaggagagaaagagcgtCTGTCATGACGACTGATCCAACCCCCTTTACGTCCAGGAAAATGTTATACCTTCGTCAAAACAGACATTGAAGCCTTTAGAGTTCTCCCGTTCTAGTGGGATTACGTGACTGGTACTCACAGGTCCCATGATCGTGGCTTGCCAATGAAACACTGgcggaaggagagggggagaaggagagttaGTGCACATTCAGGGTCATTGTAAATCTTTAATCGTTTCTTAACGCACCTTTGATCTGGTTTATTAGTGCTTTTGGGGAAAATAACTAAAATATTCTTTGGTTCTCCAGGACCAAGATGAAGAATAACTGCCTTCAACAGTTCCATAAAAATATAAAGTCTAAGACACCTACTGTCATCTCCCACTGGTCCTGCTGAGCACTGTGCTGGAGGGTCACGAGCCAGATCATTCAGCTCCTGCAATGGAACAAGAGAGACCAGGAAAAATTAGCTCTAAACCAATCAACAAGAGAGACCAGGAACACTTAGCTCTAAACCAATCAACAAGAGAGACCAGGAACACTTAGCTCTAAACCAATCAACAAGAGAGACCAGGAACACTTAGCTCTAAACCAATCAACAAGAGAGACCAGGAACACGTAGCTCTAAACCAATCAACAAGAGAGACCAGGAACACTTAGTTCTAAACCAATGCAACAAGAGAGAATAGGAACAATTAGCTCTAAACCAATGCAACAAGAGAGACCAGGAACAAATAGATCTAAACCAATCAACAAGAGAGACCAGGAACACTTAGCTCTAAACCAATCAACAAGGGAGACCAGGAACACGTAGCTCTAAACCAATCAACAAGAGAGACCAGGAACACTTAGCTCTAAACCAATGCAACAAGAGAGAATAGGAACAATTAGCTCTAAACCAATGCAACAAGAGAGACCAGGAACAAATAGATCTAAACCAATCAACAAGAGAGACCAGGAACACTTAGCTCTAAACCAATCAACAAGGGAGACCAGGAACACGTAGCTCTAAACCAATCAACAAGAGAGACCAGGAACACTTAGCTCTAAATCAATCAACAAGAGAGACCAGGGACAATTAGATCTAAACCAATCAACAAGAGATACCGGGAACAATTAGCTCTAAACCAATCAACAAGAGAGACCAGGAACACTTAGCTCTAAACCAATCAACAAGAGAGACCGGGAACAATTAGCTCTAAACCAATCAACAAGAGAGACCAGGAACAATTAGCTCTAAACCAATCAACAAGAGAGACCGGGAACACTTAGCTCtaccctatggtccctggtcaacagtaatacactaccctatgggccctggtcaacagtaatacactaccctatggtccctggtcaacagtaatacactaccctatgggccctggtcaacagtaatacactaccctatggtccctggtcaacagtagagcactaccctatgggtcctggtcaacagtagagcactaccctatgggtcctggtcaacagtagagcactaccctatgggtcctggtcaacagtagagcactaccctatgggccctggtcaacagtagagcactaccctatgggtcctggtcaacagtagagcactaccctatgggtcctggtcaacagtagtgcactaccctatgggtcctggtcaacagtagagcactaccctatgggttctggtcaacagtagaacactaccctatgggtcctggtcaacagtagagcactaccctatgggtcctggtcaacagtagtacactaccctatgggtcctggtcaacagtagagcactaccctatgggtcctggtcaacagtagagcactaccctatgggtcctggtcaacagtagagcactaccctatgggccctggtcaacagtagtacactatcctatgggtcctggtctacagtagagcactaccctatgggtcctggtcaacagtagagcactaccctatgggtcctggtcaacagtagagcactaccctatgggccctggtcaacagtagagcactaccctatgggtcctggtcaacagtagttactaccctatgggccctggtcaacagtagagcactaccctatgggtcctggtcaacagtagagcactaccctatgggtcctggtcaacagtagagcactaccctatgggtcctggtcaacagtagagcactaccctatgggtcctggtcaacagtagagcactaccctataggggtcctggtcaacagtagagcactaccctatgggtcctggtcaacagtagagcactaccctatgggtcctggtcaacagtagagcactaccctatgggccctggtcaacagtagagcactaccctatgggccctggtcaacagtagaacactaccctatgggtcctggtcaacagtagagcactaccctatgggtcctggtcaacagtagaacactaccctatgggtcatggtcaacagtagagcactaccctatgggtcctggtcaacagtagagcactatcctatgggtcctggtcaacagtagagcactaccctatgggtcctggtcaacagtagtacactaccctatgggtcctggtcaacagtcgtacactaccctatgggtcctggtcaacagtagagcactaccctatgggccctggtcaacagtagagcactaccctatgggtcctggtcaacagtagagcactaccctatgggccctggtcaacagtagagcactaccctatgggtcctggtcaacagtagagcactaccct from Oncorhynchus kisutch isolate 150728-3 unplaced genomic scaffold, Okis_V2 scaffold525, whole genome shotgun sequence includes:
- the LOC109880969 gene encoding ubiquitin-conjugating enzyme E2 D2 isoform X1; translation: MALKRIHKELNDLARDPPAQCSAGPVGDDMFHWQATIMGPNDSPYQGGVFFLTIHFPTDYPFKPPKLAFTTRIYHPNINSNGSICLDILRSQWSPALTISKVLLSICSLLCDPNPDDPLVPEIARIYKADSDNRGPVHAIMVYSRDKAE
- the LOC109880969 gene encoding ubiquitin-conjugating enzyme E2 D2 isoform X2 → MALKRIHKELNDLARDPPAQCSAGPVGDDMFHWQATIMGPNDSPYQGGVFFLTIHFPTDYPFKPPKLAFTTRIYHPNINSNGSICLDILRSQWSPALTISKVLLSICSLLCDPNPDDPLVPEIARIYKADSDKYSRIAREWTQKYAM